The Oncorhynchus kisutch isolate 150728-3 unplaced genomic scaffold, Okis_V2 Okis01b-Okis20b_hom, whole genome shotgun sequence genome contains the following window.
CAATTCagttactgtcttgtctgatATCAAATGGCTGAGATTGGCtcaaacaaaacatttcaaatttgCAGGAATGACAGAAGATACGCAGAAGAAAATAGAGTAGAAAAAGTGACATAGCTATGACCTAATAGGTCATATCAAAGCTGAGACATTCCAGATGACATCAAAAACTCCAGAACTCCATAATCCAGAACTCCATAATCCAGAACTCACCAAATTCTGTTTCTGACGAGCTCGACAGTTCTGCTTCCACCGCAGTCTCATCCCCTGCTccgtcctccccttcctcctcctcctcttcctcctgctccaACAATACCTCTTCTtggtcttccctctcctcctccctctctccctcctcctgcccctctacctcctcttctgtctctgtctcagagcTGGGGCTGGAGGGCGAGGTTCTATCCCCCCCCTGGGTCAGAGAGTAGTTGTGTTCCAACACTGAACCCCCCGTAAGAATCCCAGACGTCTCAGTCACCGCGGCAACGACTTCCGCCGCTGCCAACACAGCTGCggcaacctcctcctcctctgccaccTGGTACACCTCCACCGTAGGAACCCTCATCCCCCCATCCTGTCCTCCTTTTTCTGTCACCCTTTCCATCGCCATGGTAACATCAAGTCCCACCTGCTCTCTGACCACCCTGCCTCTCTGGGCGTGGCCTAGACAGGGGTCGGGGGTCATTGTGATGCCGTTTCCGTGGAGATGCGTTACCATCATCGTGGTTACATGTGATGTCTGTTGCTGAGCTATGGCCTGTGCCTTCCTCttcgtcctctcctcctcctcttcctcccgggTCCCGCTCCAACGGCCCATCAGCACGGCGTCCTCGGTGCTCGCCAGCTCCCCCCCGAGGCCCAGCTTGGTGTAGCGCGTGATGTCATCCAGCGCCGACACGTCCCAACGCTCCACGTGCAGCTCCTCGCCGAAGCCCCCGTCGTCCACCAGGTCGCTTAGCAACTCGAAGGGTCGTTTCCGCGGCGTCGCTGGAGAGCCCAGCATCAGGAGCACGCTCTGAGGTAAGGAGGtaaggaggtagggagagagggagggaggcaaggagagggagggagggagggagggagggagggagggagggagggagggagggagggagggagggagggagggagggagggagggagggagggagggagggagggagggagggagggagcattgTTCATTGTTGACATGGCTAGAATGTGTCGTTACTTTACATTGATCTATGTTACAGAAATAGAGTCTTGTTCATTACAACTCTGTGGTGACGTCACCATAATAAACAACAGGTATGTCTGTTAACACTGTTATTactatgttctgtcagtgtaatagacagtgtAATAACATGCAGTCCAGGCAGTGTGGTAGTAGAGCAgaatacaaggagaagactgacacattataaacacatgtTCATGTGTCAGACACCTGGACCTTAGAAGCAATTACAAGCAGTTAGTGATTTAGTTACCTGGTCATATTCGGTCCTGCCCCCTAGAGGGGAGACAGCCAGGGGGTAGGGGCTGAGGAGACAGCCACG
Protein-coding sequences here:
- the LOC116352738 gene encoding CREB3 regulatory factor-like — translated: MPQPGMNGMEPAFGEAYGSRGCLLSPYPLAVSPLGGRTEYDQSVLLMLGSPATPRKRPFELLSDLVDDGGFGEELHVERWDVSALDDITRYTKLGLGGELASTEDAVLMGRWSGTREEEEEERTKRKAQAIAQQQTSHVTTMMVTHLHGNGITMTPDPCLGHAQRGRVVREQVGLDVTMAMERVTEKGGQDGGMRVPTVEVYQVAEEEEVAAAVLAAAEVVAAVTETSGILTGGSVLEHNYSLTQGGDRTSPSSPSSETETEEEVEGQEEGEREEEREDQEEVLLEQEEEEEEEGEDGAGDETAVEAELSSSSETEFEVEPERGGGPGERPQKRRCFWEYRHAHARDSGRQKKTGGEVRWSLSWSSSTLPSTLYRREGKKGRRKARKTDASDLTPNPVKLTNIGEQLQKLNATIDGMGPVNDLPVVARARSRKEKNKLASRACRLKKKAQHEANKIKLWGLNQEYENLLGALLRIKDVIGQRVERSGEEVDKDERGMTQRLEDILKESSGPLVAGRTKEFVQRILEVSGGGLTKAGAKGKDTQTPPAPGEGTAV